The following are encoded in a window of Deltaproteobacteria bacterium genomic DNA:
- a CDS encoding transcriptional repressor has protein sequence MEEFLGKVEKELKKKGMKASKTRRKIMKMFFTLEEHVSVDELFRKVREQNPGIGYATVYRTLRTLEELGYASSIEIGDGKKRFENGMAMHHDHICCLVCKKITEFSDPEIEILQKIIADKHDFKIIDHSLYIFGICLDCRK, from the coding sequence GTGGAAGAATTCCTGGGTAAAGTTGAGAAAGAACTAAAAAAAAAGGGCATGAAAGCATCAAAGACAAGACGGAAAATAATGAAAATGTTTTTCACCTTGGAGGAGCATGTTTCCGTTGACGAACTCTTCAGGAAAGTCAGAGAGCAAAATCCGGGCATCGGGTATGCAACCGTTTACAGAACACTCAGGACCCTCGAGGAGCTGGGTTACGCTTCATCGATCGAGATAGGGGATGGTAAGAAGCGGTTCGAAAACGGTATGGCAATGCATCACGATCATATCTGCTGCCTCGTCTGTAAAAAAATCACCGAATTCAGCGATCCCGAAATAGAAATACTCCAAAAAATAATAGCGGATAAGCATGATTTCAAAATCATCGACCATTCGCTCTATATATTCGGCATCTGCCTTGATTGCCGAAAGTAG
- the rplQ gene encoding 50S ribosomal protein L17, translating to MRHAKDHRKLGRSPSHRKALLKNLLNSLIDHERITTTVAKAKELRRIADKAITLGKKDTTHARRMLFAILVDKQNTAKVFDVLAKRYKDRNGGYTRIVRTGFRAGDGAEMAIIEYLPPAEKKSPTKKKKKQGS from the coding sequence ATGCGCCACGCTAAAGATCACAGAAAGCTGGGAAGGAGTCCATCGCACAGGAAGGCCCTGCTTAAAAATTTGCTCAACTCTCTCATCGATCACGAAAGGATCACGACCACGGTGGCTAAAGCCAAGGAGTTGCGCAGGATAGCTGATAAGGCGATAACCCTGGGTAAAAAAGATACGACCCATGCCCGCAGGATGCTCTTTGCGATCCTTGTGGACAAGCAGAACACCGCAAAGGTTTTTGATGTTTTGGCGAAAAGATACAAGGATAGAAACGGAGGCTATACACGTATCGTCAGGACCGGGTTCAGGGCTGGAGACGGTGCGGAGATGGCGATCATAGAGTACCTCCCCCCTGCCGAAAAAAAGAGCCCCACGAAGAAAAAGAAGAAACAGGGTTCTTGA
- a CDS encoding DNA-directed RNA polymerase subunit alpha, with protein sequence MFQRNWKELIKPKRVNIDAQSATGYYGKFVAEPLERGFGTTIGNALRRILLSSLQGAAIVSLSVEGVQHEFSSIQGVVEDVTDIILNLKGVQLRTSSHEPRTGSIDVKGPKKVTAGDIVTDHHVEIINKDHHIAEVLEGGSLKIELTMRMGKGYMAAEKNIEEDLPIGTIPIDAIFSPIKRVNFDVTNARVGQQTDYDRLIIEIWTDGSLLPADAVAYAARILQDQLVIFINFEEPEEEEHEAVEEEIKDDEFSEKLYRTIDELELSVRAYNCLKNANIKYIGKLVQKTEQEMLKTKNFGKKSLNEIKQVLEEMGLYLGMKVDNFKVEEDKKIEVPKEE encoded by the coding sequence CGAACCCCTCGAGAGGGGCTTTGGGACCACGATCGGAAACGCCCTCAGGCGAATCCTTCTTTCGTCCCTTCAGGGAGCTGCAATCGTGTCGCTTTCCGTAGAGGGTGTGCAGCATGAGTTTTCCTCGATCCAGGGAGTCGTGGAAGACGTCACGGACATAATCCTCAATCTCAAGGGTGTTCAATTGAGGACGAGCTCCCATGAGCCGCGAACGGGAAGTATCGATGTGAAGGGGCCCAAGAAAGTTACTGCGGGAGACATCGTAACCGATCATCACGTCGAAATTATCAACAAGGACCATCACATCGCGGAAGTCCTGGAGGGTGGGTCTCTGAAAATTGAGCTAACGATGAGGATGGGCAAGGGATATATGGCCGCAGAGAAGAACATCGAAGAGGATCTTCCCATCGGCACGATTCCCATTGATGCAATTTTCTCCCCCATAAAGAGGGTTAACTTTGACGTTACCAATGCCAGGGTCGGGCAGCAGACCGATTACGACAGGCTCATAATCGAAATCTGGACGGACGGCTCCCTTCTTCCTGCCGATGCAGTGGCATACGCTGCCAGGATTCTTCAGGACCAGCTCGTTATCTTTATAAATTTTGAAGAGCCTGAAGAAGAGGAACATGAAGCGGTCGAAGAGGAAATAAAAGATGACGAGTTCAGCGAAAAACTTTACAGAACCATCGATGAACTCGAACTGTCGGTAAGGGCGTATAACTGTCTCAAGAACGCTAACATCAAATACATAGGCAAGCTGGTGCAGAAGACAGAGCAGGAAATGCTGAAAACGAAGAACTTCGGCAAAAAGAGCCTGAATGAGATCAAGCAGGTTCTCGAGGAAATGGGCCTTTACCTTGGTATGAAAGTTGATAATTTCAAGGTGGAGGAGGATAAGAAAATTGAGGTTCCGAAGGAAGAATAA